A single Bacillota bacterium DNA region contains:
- a CDS encoding YggT family protein encodes MPSVLTFLYFILSYIIDFLYILIIARAVMSWFPLRGTLLHIYEIIHVLTEPMLQPIRKLLSRIDVLRGMPIDFSPIVLLIILGFIDRIFLFWRP; translated from the coding sequence ATGCCATCGGTCTTAACCTTTTTATATTTTATTTTGAGTTATATAATTGATTTTTTATATATCCTTATAATCGCGCGTGCGGTAATGTCATGGTTTCCTCTTAGGGGAACACTGCTTCATATTTATGAAATTATACACGTATTAACTGAACCAATGCTTCAGCCGATAAGAAAGCTGCTATCGAGGATAGATGTTCTTCGCGGCATGCCTATCGACTTTTCACCAATAGTTTTGCTTATTATACTGGGCTTTATTGATAGGATCTTCTTGTTTTGGAGGCCCTAG
- a CDS encoding DivIVA domain-containing protein, which yields MLKPSDLRNRTFKKNLGGYNAAEIDEYLGELLHDYERLYTENATLSETVKKLAAMVAAYKKDEEAIKIAVDNVKLLCDSLIMEANEKSESIMQDTISKRDEILSSLDRVIKEKRGEIKKLNDDIKAYKEKLVFHYKIHYDSIIKLPLFDSEDMLAAVEEAEQRLRGIKNEDITIPVVMTENASENKAEPQNEKNDKEQHPEKPNESPEDVNALNYDTEKSLNDELYDEEEIPIESSFKDDIRFGEDFDIDEQVGHGLFGRKKKNKKD from the coding sequence ATGTTAAAACCGTCCGATTTAAGAAACAGGACGTTTAAAAAAAATCTTGGCGGTTACAATGCGGCTGAGATCGATGAATACTTAGGTGAATTGCTTCACGACTATGAGCGGCTTTATACCGAAAATGCAACTCTTTCTGAAACGGTTAAAAAGCTTGCGGCTATGGTTGCTGCATATAAAAAAGATGAGGAAGCAATCAAAATCGCGGTTGACAATGTTAAGCTATTATGCGACAGCCTTATTATGGAGGCTAATGAAAAATCTGAAAGTATCATGCAGGATACAATCAGCAAAAGAGATGAAATATTATCGTCTCTTGATAGAGTGATAAAAGAAAAACGCGGAGAAATTAAAAAATTAAACGACGATATAAAGGCTTATAAGGAGAAACTTGTTTTTCATTATAAGATTCATTATGATAGCATTATCAAGCTTCCGCTGTTTGATTCAGAGGATATGCTAGCAGCAGTGGAAGAGGCGGAGCAGAGGCTTCGCGGAATTAAAAATGAAGATATTACTATTCCAGTAGTAATGACTGAAAATGCCAGCGAAAATAAAGCCGAACCGCAAAATGAAAAAAACGATAAGGAGCAGCACCCGGAAAAACCGAATGAGTCTCCGGAAGATGTCAATGCTCTTAATTATGACACTGAAAAATCCCTTAACGACGAACTTTACGATGAGGAGGAAATCCCCATTGAGTCTTCTTTCAAAGACGATATTCGATTCGGAGAGGATTTTGATATAGATGAACAGGTCGGGCACGGTCTGTTCGGCAGAAAGAAGAAAAACAAAAAGGACTAA